In the genome of Lactuca sativa cultivar Salinas chromosome 3, Lsat_Salinas_v11, whole genome shotgun sequence, the window ACCCTGTTTGTTTGTAACTTTGTATATCACCTTCACAAGTCACATTTAATAAATTGATGCTTGATGGTGCATCATTAGTTTATAATTGCAGTATGTGCTACTTGGACCTGAAACTACAAGGTCCcaactttttattttttcaatgaTGTAGTTCAGTAACTGGCATTAACAAGTCTTTAACCTCTTTTAGGACCTTGTGTATTGATTGCAAACTATTGTGTTGCTTAAAAATGATTCAagtttcttattattttttttttacattgaTATGTGGCAGGTTCTTTGGCAGTGGATTCATCATCCACTGATTTTGTGATATCCATGTGTAAGTCATCAGATTTTCCTGGTGATAAGCTGCTGGAGGAATTGTCACGGGTGTTGAAGCCTGGTGGAGAAATCTTTTTCCATCACACTTGTGCTGCTGCTGCTGCCATGGAGACAGTAATGCATCTGATTAGTATCTTAAAGCAGAGTCATGATGGATGGAGTTGAATATGTTAAAAAAGATGAAAAGGGTGACCCATCAGCTAAAAAAGATTCACATATGTTAGATGATTTGGACCTCCATGCACCTGATACTTTGGATTCAGCCTTAGGTATTTACATACATTGACAATTTTATCACCATATTTTTGGTTGTTTGTATA includes:
- the LOC111920300 gene encoding anamorsin homolog; the protein is MVKKEVVQDFNPLIINQAASLSSLAVDSSSTDFVISMCKSSDFPGDKLLEELSRVLKPGGEIFFHHTCAAAAAMETVMHLISILKQSHDGWS